The following coding sequences lie in one Rhea pennata isolate bPtePen1 chromosome 10, bPtePen1.pri, whole genome shotgun sequence genomic window:
- the PEX11A gene encoding peroxisomal membrane protein 11A yields MEGFVDFTNRSQGRDQLFRATQYTCMLLSYLLEHKADTEKLVMKLKQLESSMSSGRKMFRLGNMVHALVAARRTTQLPDVVPRFCLTTSNLTRALYFICDAVLWLRSVGLQPDIDKQKWRNWATKCYYFSLLMNLARDWYEISWRLEQAIQKKKTKENSSWDKEDQELNCLKHDSLPSFLLLLFQILKRHPPLLLDMVKNLCDLSSPLDALGIYKTNPGVIGFCGLISSLVGILTLASPHLKLKQ; encoded by the exons ATGGAGGGCTTCGTGGACTTCACCAACCGCAGCCAGGGCCGGGACCAGCTCTTCCG AGCCACTCAGTACACATGCATGTTGCTTAGCTATTTGTTAGAGCATAAGGCTGATACTGAGAAGCTGGTAATGAAACTCAAGCAGTTGGAATCTAGCATGAGCTCTGGCCGTAAAA TGTTCAGACTGGGCAACATGGTACATGCCTTGGTAGCAGCCAGGAGAACTACACAGTTGCCAGATGTGGTTCCTCGCTTCTGCCTTACAACTTCCAACCTGACCCGTGCCCTGTACTTCATCTGCGATGCAGTCTTGTGGTTGAGGAGTGTTGGTCTCCAACCTGACATCGATAAGCAGAAGTGGCGGAATTGGGCTACCAAGTGTTACTACTTTTCACTGCTGATGAATCTGGCCAGAGACTGGTATGAGATCTCCTGGAGGTTGGAGCAAgccatacagaaaaaaaagacaaaagaaaattcttcctgGGACAAAGAAGATCAGGAACTAAACTGCTTGAAACACGATAGCTTAccatcttttctcctcctgctgtttCAGATACTGAAAAGACATCCTCCTTTGCTGCTAGACATGGTGAAAAATCTGTGTGATCTCTCTAGTCCTTTGGATGCACTAGGAATCTACAAGACCAATCCGGGAGTGATTGGTTTCTGTGGCCTCATCTCCTCTCTGGTGGGGATCCTCACATTAGCAAGCCCACATCTGAAACTGAAACAGTGA